The nucleotide window GGGGATCGCCCCGAGGCGGTGGCTGCCCAGACTCCGCGGCCGAGCCCGTCTTTGGGTCTCCGTCCCCGGGGCACGGGGCACACGTGTGCCGGGGCCCCAGCAAGGGGAGAGGCGTTGCTGGAGGGGAATGTGTGCAGATAAGGGCCGTGCACGTACTTGCAGGCACGGGTCTGCGTGCGTGGCGGCGGCCTGTGTATCGGCCTGCTGGGGTGCACGTGCGTTTCAGCGCCGCCAGGCAGGACATGAGGACACCCGGAAGCCCCAAAGTCAGCTGAGGGCCCCGGGCCCCCGAGTCGCTGGCAGGGCAGGTAGTGTGAAGGGGGCGGAGGCCGCCCCCACGGCCGTTCCCCCTCCACGGGACCTGAGCTGCCCCGGGTTCGGTTGTAGAAGCCTGGCCCTGAGCCTCTGCCGAGAGGTGTGAGGAGGCTCGGAGGGGGCCGGGACCCCGCCCTCTGAGGGTCCAGACGCTGGTCACAGCTGGGCGGGATCGTTGCCTTCTCCTTGGTCTTTCCCATCGCTCATCAGATCTCCcaggaaggggaagagagaattGGGCCTCGGAGCTGTTTGCTTCCCCTGCTACTTAGACTGGGATGGCCCCGCGCGGGGGTGCGCCCTTCTCCTGGGCCCTGGCTGAGGTGGGTGCCCCCAGCCCACTCCAACCTCAGCCAGCAAACAGCTCGGTGATGTGACCCTGCACCctggggtcccctttctccaagcGATTGCTTGCctcttcagtgtgtgtgtgtgtgtgtgtcagggaagGAGGCACCTGCTTATTGGCTACCGTCTTGAATGGGCAGGGGTGCTTGAGGGAGTGTGCTGGCCATCTACTGGCGGGAAGTAACGCCCCCCCCATACCCTTCATACCTCTTTTGGATCCCCGGAGCCCCCATCTCTCCCCCAAAGATCCTGAGGGACCCAGGTGGCTTCACCTCTATTGGCTGGCTCCCCGGGGTGGGGGTGTTTCAGAAAGTCTCCAGGGCAAAGGGCACACAATGGGCAGAGCCCAGGAGAGAAGGACTCCtgcggctgggggtgggggtggagcagACCCTAGGGAGCATGCCAGGGAGCCGGGACCAGGGCCAGTACTTAATTAATCCAGAGATGCCTGGGTGCTCAGCACCCCCAAAACGATACAACCTCTTCTTGCAAGGTTGCTGTGCAGCAGGATAGGGGCTTTCCTCCGGGGATGCAGTTCCCTCTCTTAGGGCATTGCTTTCGGGACTGTTGCCCTGAGGCCTCTTCCTCTGCGGAGCACCCCAGTCTCTAGTTTGGCCTGAGGTGTCAGATTCTGGCCAGGAGATGAGCTAACCTATCTGAGAGTCTTACCTGGTTTCCTTGGTGCAGTTAGACTGGGGTGGGAGTGGATATTGGCCCCCATACTGCCTTGGCTTTTCTTGTCCCCAAAATGTGCTGGTCTAACTCTGAGCCTGTGGCTGCCACTGGCTACCAGCcagaagggaggagagggggcTGATTTTGGCTCGGTGGTGATGAAACCTGTGACATCTGGCCCATCGCCTAATCATAGCAAGACTGTGCTGATTCATCCTTTTAAGCCACCTGAGAGTTTCAGGGCACAGGGGCTCTCGAGGAGGTATAAGTAGGTCAGCGTGGCCCTAGCAGATCAGCCTCAGGTGCCCCCTGAGGGGTCACTGGGGGCCTGCAGCCTCTGGGCCTGGGTCGCCATCCTTGCTTGGCCTTTCTTCAGGCCCTTAGTCTTTCTTTGGCAGTCAGCTTTTACATCAGGACGAAGGGTGTGGTTGCCAGCTCTTATGCTGCGGCCCCTGGGCCCTGCCTGGACAGCCACGTCCTTCCACCTCCCTACCTGCTTGTCCCTGGTTCCGTACTGCCCCCCACATGCCTTGGCATAACCAGCTACTGGGGTGCTGGGGTGGACACAGTCTCTTCCTGCACACTTTTGGGACCTTCGTGCTGGCACCACAGCACCACCTGCCGGGCAGCTGGTTCTCTCCTGCTGGAGGCAGGGCTCTGGTGAGAGGCGTGGGGTGGTACCAAGCAATGCCCTCTGTGACCTTTCCCCGGGGACCACCCTCTGGAACCGAGCCCAGAATCTGTGTCGCTTTTGACGTACAGACCTGGGttccaggcccagctctgccatttttgATAAGTCTGGTAGGTCAGGGAGTGAGAGCTAAAGAGCGTCACAGAAACTGAATTTGTAGACTGTGCAATTCCACGTCTTAGCTGTACTGGGCATCTTGGAATAAGAGCTTATTGTGAGAGGTAGGAAGACTCCCTCTCGGTCTCTTCTATCAGTGACTTTGAGATGCGTGGGCCCTCTTCTCTGTATATGGGGAGGGGGTAAGCAGCCAAGTGAATTGATCCTTAGGCTGTGCCCTGCAAAATTTGAAATCCCTAGGAAGGGGTCTTGGGAGTCAGGTGGAAGAAAGCGAAACAGAAGGTGCtcctggagtgggggtgggggggtgggggtagggctgCTGCACAAGAATTTAATAAACAAAGGGTTGTGCTGCTTGAAATATAAAGCTGGGACTTCTGCATTATGTGGCTCATGCTTTCATCCATTCATAGTCATTGTGGAGCATCCACCGAGTGCCAAGTTCCCGGGTGTGGCAGTGAGCCAGCGAGGGCAGAGCCCTCTATTGTTTGCCTTACGCCTGTTCTCTGATGGCCCCTGCCTTCCCCCCTCTCTCCTAGGTCAGCGGTTGAATAGCTGGGGCCCTGGAGGCTTGAAGCCTTCACAGTGATGGCAGAGAAGCGGCCACTGGGGACCCTGGGGCCTGTGATGTATGGCAAGCTGCCTCGCCTAGAGGCTGACTCTGGGCCCGGACACAGCCTGCCCCCCTCTGCTGGTAACCAGGACCCCTGCAGCTACAAGGGTGCCTACTTCTCCTGCCCCATGGGGGGTGCTCCCAAGGCAGGGTCTGAGCGAGTGACATCCTGGGCTCCGTACCCCCCCGTGTATCCTTCCACCATGGCTGCACCCCCACTTCGGGCAGACAACCTGCTGCCCAGCTGCTTACTGTACCGCCCAGCAGCAGAAAGCTCTGAGAAGGTGCAAGACTCCGGCCCTGTTGACCTCCTGCCCTTCAGTCCCCAGGCCCATTCCTACCCAGGCCCGCCACTTGCAGCGCCCAAACCTGTCTACCGTAACCCTCTGTGTTATGGGCTCTCAACTTGCCTGGGGGAAGGGGCGGCAAAGAGGCCACTGGATGTTGATTGGGCGCTGGTGCCTGGGCCCCTGTTACCACCAGCTGACCCACCTTGTTCTctgaccccagctcctggcaagggCCAGTCGCTGGATGGCACCTTCTTGCGTGGGGTGCCGGCTGGGGGATCTGGCAAAGACCCCTCAGTGGGCTTCTCCCCGTGCCAGGCATTCCTGGAGAAGTATCGGACCATCCACAGCACAGGCTTCCTGGCTTCCAAGTATGCAGGTCCTTACTCTGGGGACCCCAAGCAGGCATTGTCTGAAGGACCCCCCAGTCCTTGGACCCACCTGGCCCAACCCCTGGGACCAGCCTGCCAGGATGCAGTGCCCGCCCACTACCCACTGCCTTGCCCTCCAGCCTGTCGCCACCCGGAGAAGCCGAGCCCCTACAGCTCAGTGCTTCCCCTGCAGCCTCTGGGAGCACCCAAGGGGGCTGGGTACCCAGCCGGCGGGCTGAGCAGCCCCTACCTGAGGCAGCAGGCAGCCCAGACGCCCTATATGCCCCCAGTGGGGCTGGACACTTACTCCTACCCAACTGCCCCCCTCCCAGCACCCTCGCCGGGCCTCCAGCTGGATCCCCCTCTCACTCCACAGTGCCCACTGGACTTTGCCCCCCAGACACTGGGCTTCCCTTACGCCCGGGATGACCTTTCTCTCTGTGGAGCATCCCCAGGGCTCGGAGGGGCGCCATCTTCCCAGAACAGCATGCAGGATGTGCCGCAGCCCAGTGCCTTCCAGCAGGCATGCCAGCCTCTGCCTGCCAACCAGCCATGCCCAGAGCCTGTGAGGCCAGCAGAGAAGCCAGTGCAGGAAGCCGAGAAGATGTGGCTGCCCAGATGCAGGAAAGAGCAGCTCCAGCCCCAGCTGGGTGAGCACCCTGGGGCGCCCATTGTAATTGGAGACAGTCCAGTTCCCTGCACCCCACCAGCACTCCCACCCTGCGCCCAGGAACGCCAGTCTCTTCCTCAGAACCAGGGCGCTCTGCCACCCAGCTCACCACCAATGCCTATTATTGACAATGTCTTCAGTCTGGCCCCCTACCGTGACTATCTGGATGCTCAGGCGCCCGAGGCCACGGCTGAGCCTGACCCAGCTCCAGCCCCCAAAGAGAGCCAGGACAAAGACTGCAGGGGCACCCTGCCTGGCCAGGAAGCCCCCTCAAGGGCACACTGCTCACTTAGGGAGGAGGTGGCCCTGGACTTGAGTGTGAAGAAGTCTGTGG belongs to Manis pentadactyla isolate mManPen7 chromosome 11, mManPen7.hap1, whole genome shotgun sequence and includes:
- the C11H15orf39 gene encoding uncharacterized protein C15orf39 homolog isoform X1; the protein is MAEKRPLGTLGPVMYGKLPRLEADSGPGHSLPPSAGNQDPCSYKGAYFSCPMGGAPKAGSERVTSWAPYPPVYPSTMAAPPLRADNLLPSCLLYRPAAESSEKVQDSGPVDLLPFSPQAHSYPGPPLAAPKPVYRNPLCYGLSTCLGEGAAKRPLDVDWALVPGPLLPPADPPCSLTPAPGKGQSLDGTFLRGVPAGGSGKDPSVGFSPCQAFLEKYRTIHSTGFLASKYAGPYSGDPKQALSEGPPSPWTHLAQPLGPACQDAVPAHYPLPCPPACRHPEKPSPYSSVLPLQPLGAPKGAGYPAGGLSSPYLRQQAAQTPYMPPVGLDTYSYPTAPLPAPSPGLQLDPPLTPQCPLDFAPQTLGFPYARDDLSLCGASPGLGGAPSSQNSMQDVPQPSAFQQACQPLPANQPCPEPVRPAEKPVQEAEKMWLPRCRKEQLQPQLGEHPGAPIVIGDSPVPCTPPALPPCAQERQSLPQNQGALPPSSPPMPIIDNVFSLAPYRDYLDAQAPEATAEPDPAPAPKESQDKDCRGTLPGQEAPSRAHCSLREEVALDLSVKKSVAEASPVKVPSPVVPARPTAATDVPGMGGTVPDLPDPKKAVIEAPGLPGEPVTTEATPRTNFHSSVAFMFRKFKMLRPAALPAAVVPSVPTSAPASTQPAPAPPSVPLGLQIVTQPLPMACFNLALPSPPAAAVASPTPGPPPAPSPAPARAPAPGAGPAPASTPTVADSPEQHFAGLHASLCDAISGSVAHSPPEKLREWLETAGPWGRAAWQDCQGVQGLLGRLLSQLQSFVCTQQCPFPHVVRAGAIFVPIHLVKERLFPRLPPASVDHVLQEHRVELRPTTLSEERALRERALHGCTSRMLKLLALRQLPDIYPDLLGLQWRDCVRRQLGDFDTEAGSVASSEPTTAREEPESLALAVKSPAPKARKPGRKPPTPGPEKTEAAAGGGSSGASPAPVGSTSPPGPTLRARFRSLLETAWLNGLALPTWGHKASGPERPLPRPQLLGSQSHHL
- the C11H15orf39 gene encoding uncharacterized protein C15orf39 homolog isoform X2, producing the protein MAEKRPLGTLGPVMYGKLPRLEADSGPGHSLPPSAGNQDPCSYKGAYFSCPMGGAPKAGSERVTSWAPYPPVYPSTMAAPPLRADNLLPSCLLYRPAAESSEKVQDSGPVDLLPFSPQAHSYPGPPLAAPKPVYRNPLCYGLSTCLGEGAAKRPLDVDWALVPGPLLPPADPPCSLTPAPGKGQSLDGTFLRGVPAGGSGKDPSVGFSPCQAFLEKYRTIHSTGFLASKYAGPYSGDPKQALSEGPPSPWTHLAQPLGPACQDAVPAHYPLPCPPACRHPEKPSPYSSVLPLQPLGAPKGAGYPAGGLSSPYLRQQAAQTPYMPPVGLDTYSYPTAPLPAPSPGLQLDPPLTPQCPLDFAPQTLGFPYARDDLSLCGASPGLGGAPSSQNSMQDVPQPSAFQQACQPLPANQPCPEPVRPAEKPVQEAEKMWLPRCRKEQLQPQLGEHPGAPIVIGDSPVPCTPPALPPCAQERQSLPQNQGALPPSSPPMPIIDNVFSLAPYRDYLDAQAPEATAEPDPAPAPKESQDKDCRGTLPGQEAPSRAHCSLREEVALDLSVKKSVAEASPVKVPSPVVPARPTAATDVPGMGGTVPDLPDPKKAVIEAPGLPGEPVTTEATPRTNFHSSVAFMFRKFKMLRPAALPAAVVPSVPTSAPASTQPAPAPPSVPLGLQIVTQPLPMACFNLALPSPPAAAVASPTPGPPPAPSPAPARAPAPGAGPAPASTPTVADSPEQHFAGLHASLCDAISGSVAHSPPEKLREWLETAGPWGRAAWQDCQGVQGLLGRLLSQLQSFVCTQQCPFPHVVRAGAIFVPIHLVKERLFPRLPPASVDHVLQEHRVELRPTTLSEERALRERALHGCTSRMLKLLALRQLPDIYPDLLGLQWRDCVRRQLGEHGAAPVATGAV